GGCCAAGTTCCTGCAACACTAGGTGGTCTAACAAATCTGGAACTTCTTCATCTCTATAAAAATAAGCTCTCAGGCCCCATTCCTGATGAGCTGGGAAACTTGACGTCCATGTTTGATCTAGAGTTGAGTGAAAATCAACTTAACGGTTCTATCCCTTCTTCCTTGAGTAATCTGAAAATGTTAGAACAGTTGTACCTTCGTGATAACCAACTCTCAGGGACAATTCCTGAACAGATAGCTAGTCTCCCTAACCTATCTGTGCTTCAACTAGACAACAACCAGTTGATTGGCCAATTGCCCCAAACCATTTGCCAAAATGAAAAGCTTCAGAACTTCACCGTCTTCAACAACCGTCTTGATGGCCCAATACCCAAAAGCTTTAAAGATTGCAAAAGCTTTGTCCGAGTTCGTCTGGAGGGAAACCAATTCACTGGAAATGTATCTGAAGATTTTGGAGTCTATCCACAACTCCAATATATAGATCTAAGCTCCAATAACTTCTACGGGGAAATATCATCCAACTGGGGAGAGTGTCCAAATTTAACAACTCTCGCGATGGCAGGCAACAACATTAGTGGTACAATTCCACCAGAAATTGGAAATGCAACTCAGCTAAAAGCACTTAATCTTTCCTCTAATAAATTATCTGGAAGGATTCCCATGGAGTTTGGAAAGTTGGATTTGCTGAAGGTTATTTTAAACGACAATCAGCTATCCGGTGGTATACCTTCAGAATTTGGATTGTTAGCTGATCTCGAGTATCTGGACCTTTCAGCAAACAAGTTGAACCAATCAATTCCTGAAAACATCGGGAACTTGCCTAAACTCATCTACTTGAATTTGAGCCGCAACGAGTTCAGCCAAAAAATTCCAATTCGGTTGGGGAAGTTGACTCACTTGTCGAAGTTGGATTTAAGCAGGAACTTGCTCAAAGGTGAGATACCATCAGCACTGAGCAGTCTAGAAAGCTTGGAGGTGCTAAATCTCTCCCATAATAATCTGTCTGGTTCTATTCCAGATAGTTTTGGAGGGATGAATGGTTTATTGACCATCGACGTATCCTACAACGAATTGGAAGGTCCAATTCCTTCCAACAAAGCATTTCAAAATGCTTCCATAGAAGCATTTCAGGGGAACAAAGGCTTGTGCGGGGATGTTCCGGTACTGAAACCATGCAAAATTTTGACCAACAAAAGTACTTCCAAAAAGAGCCATAAAATGTTGTTTCTAATAATTTTCCTCCCTATTTGTGGAGTTTTTTCACTTCTGGGTTTCGTGggagttttcttctttttgcgaaaaagaaaagaagatgcaGATGCACAACAAGGCAGTCAAGAGGATGGAGAATCATTTTTCATATCAAGTTCTGAAGGAGGAATTATGCACGATGAAATCATAAAATCTACAGATTGTTTTAATAGTGTATACTGCATTGGAAAGGGAGGACATGGTAGCGTCTACAAAGCAAATCTGCAATCAGGGAGCACTGTAGCAGTGAAGAAGATCCACCAGTTTCAGGACGGCGAGAAGACACGTAGAAAGGAGTTCTTGAATGAGATAAGGGCATTAACTAAGATACGACATCGAAACATAGTAAagctttttggtttttgttcgTATTCTCGATACTCATTTCTGGTTTATGAGTACCTTGATGGAGGTAACTTGGCCACAATATTGGGCAATGACAAAGAAGCTAAAGCATTGGACTGGAGCAAGAGGATAAATATCGTTAAGGGTGTTGCCAATGCTCTGTTTTACATGCACCACAATTGCTCACCTCCAATTGTTCATCGAGATATAACAAGCAAAAACATTTTGGTTGATTCTGTATACGAGGCTCACGTATTAGATTTTGGGACTGCCAAGCTTCTAAACGTCGATTCATCTCattggactgcactggcaggcACATACGGATATATTGCACCAGGTAATACATCGAATatcttattgatttatttttcttaattggtTAGGGATGCAACTCttgtttaataaattttgagctAATAATTTAATTGTGTGGCAGAGCTTGCTTACACTATGAAGGTAAGTGAAAAATGTGATGTGTATAGCTTCGGAGTAGTGGCACTAGAAATGATCAATGGGAAACATCCGGGTGAAATCGTCTTCTCTGTGGCTTCTCCTTCAGCTCAGAAGCTGGTCCTGGAAGATTTTCTGGACCAACGCCTTCCAACTCCGTCGGCTCAAGTTCAAGATGAACTAaggaaaatcatgaagattgcAATTGCATGTTTACACAGCAATCCACAATCTCGGCCAACTATGCATATGATCTCTCAAGTTTTAGCAGTTCAAACTCGACCTTTTAGTTCACTAGGTTAATCATTCAGCAACTGAAtgcacatatcatatcataccattaatataaataaatagtatAGTTACACAATAAATGAATATACACACATAAACTACAAATGTGTATGGttacatatttaaatattatttaattttgtaagggtttaaaaattaaaaaaagataaataatataaataaatattaaagacatagtatttatatctttttctattaaaaattatttataaaattgcttaattttttaagagatattacttaatatttattaatagtgATAACTGTCGAACTTCTGATACTTGAGCTGAGATCGGACCCTAAAGAAAGAAATAGGTTAAAAACCCCTTAGAACCCTCTAAGCAAGTCATCTATTAGCGCATCATCCATTCCTAGACCAAAACAAGTTGAACTGGCCCATGGCTTGGACCCACCAGAGGAGAGGAGAGCTTAACTCATGAGATGTGACGGAAGGCAGGAGAGGAGGCTCAGCTGTACCACGACCCTACTAGCACGTGAGTCGGAGGGAAATTAAATAGCCGTCTGATAAGAAGGGACAAGAAGATACGTCAGTACTGCGTGATAGGGACAAGTGGCATTATAGTATCGTAGCTGTTATGCTTCactagaaaataaagaaaaagaaaataaaggggATACGTGATCCTCCCATATTAAGTTTACACACACTCTAAACCCTACTCATTTTCTAGATTTAGAACATCAAgtagtattattattttacattaaatataCTTTCATCtgatatattaaatttcttcataatagcattaatttatttttttattataaatttaaaataaaattataaataattatatttcataaatacatatttttataatatttatatttaatgtagttataaatgagattattattaaatttatctcTGATTTTTATAAATGAGTTTAGTTCACAAATTTTTTAAAGAGTCGGCTAGCGAACCTCTTAACAAGTATACTAGCGAGTGACTTAATGAGCCAACCCACGAGTTTTAacgaattaaatattattgagtTCAAAAcgaaactaaaaattaaatttgagctcagctcatttaaaaaataaatcgagACCAGTCGAGAGCTTATCGAGTCAAGTTTCGAATAATTCACgaatagtttaattaatttatactctACCAATATCCAATAATGCAGTTttttctatgaaaataaaatttgtggGCCTATTGCCGTGAAGACTTGGACCATATAAGGTCTTCTCACTAACTTGTCCCCGCCGATGATGCATAAATTGGACAATTAACCATAATTTGCAGCACACCAAAACAAAGCTATGGCAAGAGAGAATCTGGCCTTGCATATTTCCTTTGTCCTATTCATGCTACTACATTGCTCACTCCCTGTTGCTTCTGACTCTACTGAAGAAGCAAATGCTCTTCTCAAATGGGCAGCCACCCTTCACAACCCAAAAGATTCTAACATATCTTCTTGGCCTCTCCTTCCTCAAAATGCCACCAATTCCATTCCAAGAACAAGCCCTTGCAACTGGGTTGGACTTTCTTGCAACATTAATGGAAGGGTTGAGAGACTTAACCTCACTGATGCAGGCTTAAATGGTACGCTCCATGAGTTGTACTTCTCTGCTTTGCTTGATCTTGCATATATTGATCTTAGTATGAATATGCTTTCTGGAAACATTCCACTTGGAATCACTAAACTTTCCAAACTCATTTATCTTGATTTGGCAAATAATCTCTTGTCTGGAACCGTTCCTCCAGAGATTGGCCTCCTAACAAATCTTGATACCCTGCACCTTTCAGCAAATCATTAAGTGGCCCAATTCCTACAACAATAGGCCAGTTAAGTCCCCTTACTGAGCTTGCCTTGTATACCAACAATCTAGATGGTCCTATTCCTCCTTCTATAGGTAATTTGACCAAGATAGTAATAGATAAGGATAATACTAAACATTTTTCGAGCGTTTTGAAATAGCTTTCTGTTGTATTTATATTTAGATGTGTATAACTTCCTTATTTGTAGGATGTAAACAGGCTGTATGTATGTATTTAAGCTCATCTGTTGTTCATAATAACACACACTTTTCCTATTCTCTTATAGTATCAGAGCTGAAAGCTTAACAACATTTTTTCGATCCATTTCTTTTCTACTTGTGTTCCTTTCCTGTGTTATGGATCCACCATCTCCTACTGTTGCGAGTTCAACAACCCCTTCGGTTGTGCAGTCCCCTACTGTGTCCTCTGATTCTCAACTTGTTTCTATTAATGCCGCAACGCAAGCACCTATCAAACTCACCTCCACGAATTACCAATCCTGGCATACACAGTAGTATTCGCTGTTGGTGGGGTATGATTTTCTTAAATATGTTGAGAAACCAAGTGATGTAACCATTGAATCAGATCCAATCTGGTTTCGTCAAGACCAATTAATTCAAAGTGCTCTAGTAGCATCTCTTTCACCGGATATTGTTCCCTTTATAGTCAGTGAGAAATCCGCATCTGATGTTTGACTTACCCTGGCAAAGACGTATGCAAAACCTTCACAGGCTCGGATTATGAGTCTTAGGGAATCTCTGTTCACCACTAAAAAGGATCCATGACTATCATTGAGTTTTTATAGAAAGTTAAAGCTATCACCACTACTCTTGCTGCCGCCGATGTCCAGATTTCCATGAATGAAGTCGTCCTTCATGTTCTTCATGGGTTACCCCCGGAGTATAAGGAAGTTACTACTGCAATTCGTGCTCGAGATACAGAGGTATCTTTTGATATTTTGCATGATAAACTTACTGATTTTGAAAGTCAGTTGGCTCACGAATCAGGTTTTGTTGCTGCGCCAACTACGGTTAACTATACTGCCAAATCATGATCTGCTCGACCTCAGTCTCAATCAACTGGGAATCGATCAAATATGTCTGCTGCGGTTTCATTGCCTGGTAATTCTGGAGGAGGTTCGACTTTGAAAGCAAAAGTCAAATGCCAATTTTGTGATCGACCGGgtcataccaccaagcagtgctTTAAACTTAAAAAGTTACTGCCCTGGATGTTTAACAATGATGCATCGCAGGCTGCAAACAAAACTCAGGTTAATTGTGTGACACAAACTGGGCAATCTACTGATTCTAAGTAGATCATGGATTCCGGCGCCAATCAACATGTTGTTCAAGACTTACAGAGTTTGGCAATCCATTCTGAATATGATGGCAATGACGATATTCTTTTTGGTGATGGTAGTTCTTACCCTATAACACATATTGGCCCTATTCAACTTTTGTCACACTCAAAGCCCTTGCATCTGAATAATGTGTTATGTGTCCCTGCTTTAAATAAGAATTTGGTTTCTGTTTATCATTTATGTGCTGCTAACAATGTTGAAGTTATATTTAATCCATTCTTGTTTAATGTGAAGGATTTGAGCACGGGAGCGCTGCTGGCGGAAGGGAAGCCCGTTAATGGAATTTATGAATGGCCACCTGATCTGTCAGTTCTGCAAAAACCAAGTGTGAATCATACTGTTGCCCACTCACAGTCTCTCTGGCATCGTCGGCTTGGCCATCCCTCTACCCCTGTTTTGCGACTTATTTTGAAGcagttttaattttcaattgtcaataataattttttctgtgATTCCTGTAAGTGCAAGAAAATGCACAAACTTCCATTTTCTCAATCCACAATGACTAGTTCAAAACCATTGGAATTAATTTACACTGATGTCTGGGGTCCTTCCTCGATTACTTCTGTTGATGGGTTCCGTTACTACCTTATTTTTGTCGATCATTATACCAAATATGTTTGGTTCTTTCCCTTGAAATGAAAGTCGGATGTGTCTTCTATTTTTCCTGTTTATAAGAAAATGATTGAGAATTATTTTGACACGAAAATTATTTCAATCTATTTAGACAATGGGGGGAATTTCATCATTTAAAGAGTTTTTTACAAGATAATGGAATTTCGCATTTTCTCACTCCGCCTTATACCCCTGAACACAATGCAATTACTGAACGTAGGCACTGACATATTGTTGAGACTGGACTCACCTTACTTCATTAAGCTAATTTGCCACTTTTATTTTGGTCCTATGCTTTTCAAACGACAATCTACTTAATTAATAGGATGCCTACTCCTATTCTTGAAAATAATTCTCCTTTCTGGTGTCTTCATAAGAAAGAACCAAAGTATGTAAAATTGAAAGTCTTCGGGTGTTTATGCTACCCTTGGGTCAGACCCTTTAATTTCCATAAGCTTGAAAAACGTTCTATTCCTTGTGTTTTCTTAGGATACTCAATCACGCAGAGTGCGTATAAGTGCTACGATCCATTCACTTCGAAACTATATCTCTTTTGTCATGTGGAGTTTGTAGAAACAGCGTTCCCCTTTTGTACTCTTGCTCAAAACCTAGAACGCCCAAATTCTTCTACCATAGATACTTGGTCTCTCATCCATTTTGTTTTACCAATTGCAGGAATTGACAGTCTCAGGGAGCCAGAATCGATGGTGGCCACTATGGCTTCCCCTTCTCGGGTTCAGTTGCAACCAATGCCAAATCCGGGAGCCACATTGGAATCCAGATCAGGAACGGATATGGGTATGGGTTTTTCTGCTGGTTTAATATCTGATAATACTGATACTGTGGATGTATCTCAGTTGGATTTGGTTCCTCAAGTGCaaaatctgtaacagcccagaaaccgaactgctaccggcgctaggatccagatcggcttaaggccgccgggacccgtagcaagcctgctgtgaactctgtgtacctgtgaaaacccatacatgatcatacattttctgtaaacattaaaacttttctctgttccaaggcttaacctgtgcatccACCAACTCTGTCCTgtaaaacccctgctagagctctcatctttgctctaggcgggtcatcatataatgttaagcctggtttttcatacatagacaataaaatcatttacataaaagatcatgtataccaAAGGATTACAACTCATATGGTCAAGCATCATCTATACAACAGACACTATCttttacaattacatgtccacactagctattacataactctgctctttatctgtaccctgctgacaccTCTGGACTcagaacctgcaagactggggttaagggagaggggcgAGCtatacttgtaatacccggctagactccggtatcggaattcctaccgtccggtggaacctcggatgtcggagacctctagaagggtagaatcatgttcttatgaaatgtttttatgttttaaatgattttaagtatgaaattaaatgagtttttgcatgaaaatagcattggaggaaaacccaggttcggccgccgaaagtcaagttcggccgccgaacatgcatgcgttttggaggcacgttaggcccccgaaagcatgagtgagggaagtcaaggttcggccgccgaacctcatgttcggccgccgaacattgcatggatacggaggcacattcggcccccgaacgtggtctggccagccactataaaagggtccctttggtccgcacgggcgagctttttctctcccattgtcggccaaggtgagtctccgccgctcctccctcaatcttgagtgttttccctagatctttcatggttttcacgagttttaacttctattttgaagatttgtgagcaaagagcaaattttgggtgcttggaggttcaaggagctcaatctcttcatctccaagctaggatcgtcttccctctcatttcttcaagaggtaagctcggatccaccctatTATGTGAtctaaatgagttttatgcaagatctaagggtagaaatgcatgctagggtatatgttgagttatgggtatatatattgatgttttgaacaatgtgtgttgtttgaatatgtttgaagtgttgtagatggggtatatgcatgtttgaggcccctaggaacttgtatgtatgctttggttgaaaaatatgcatgatttatggttttgggaggcaggaggttcatttgaaccaagtttctgcccgtttggc
This is a stretch of genomic DNA from Manihot esculenta cultivar AM560-2 chromosome 2, M.esculenta_v8, whole genome shotgun sequence. It encodes these proteins:
- the LOC110608357 gene encoding MDIS1-interacting receptor like kinase 2-like produces the protein MASENLALHISLALFMLQHCSLTVAFDSTEEANALLKWAATLHNPKDSNISSWPLLPQNATNSIPRTSPCNWVGLSCNINGRVERLNLTNAGLNGTLHELYFSAFSDLAYIDLSVNMLSGNIPLGITKLSKLIYLDLAYNLLSGTIPPEIGLLTNLDTLHLSANQLSGPIPSTIGQLSSLTELALYTNYLDGPIPPSIGNLTKMARLLLYENQISDLIPPEMGNLTSLVELYMDTNNLSGPIPSTFGKLKNLTVLHMFRNQLSGSIPLEIGNMKSLTKLSLFENNLSGQVPATLGGLTNLELLHLYKNKLSGPIPDELGNLTSMFDLELSENQLNGSIPSSLSNLKMLEQLYLRDNQLSGTIPEQIASLPNLSVLQLDNNQLIGQLPQTICQNEKLQNFTVFNNRLDGPIPKSFKDCKSFVRVRLEGNQFTGNVSEDFGVYPQLQYIDLSSNNFYGEISSNWGECPNLTTLAMAGNNISGTIPPEIGNATQLKALNLSSNKLSGRIPMEFGKLDLLKVILNDNQLSGGIPSEFGLLADLEYLDLSANKLNQSIPENIGNLPKLIYLNLSRNEFSQKIPIRLGKLTHLSKLDLSRNLLKGEIPSALSSLESLEVLNLSHNNLSGSIPDSFGGMNGLLTIDVSYNELEGPIPSNKAFQNASIEAFQGNKGLCGDVPVLKPCKILTNKSTSKKSHKMLFLIIFLPICGVFSLLGFVGVFFFLRKRKEDADAQQGSQEDGESFFISSSEGGIMHDEIIKSTDCFNSVYCIGKGGHGSVYKANLQSGSTVAVKKIHQFQDGEKTRRKEFLNEIRALTKIRHRNIVKLFGFCSYSRYSFLVYEYLDGGNLATILGNDKEAKALDWSKRINIVKGVANALFYMHHNCSPPIVHRDITSKNILVDSVYEAHVLDFGTAKLLNVDSSHWTALAGTYGYIAPELAYTMKVSEKCDVYSFGVVALEMINGKHPGEIVFSVASPSAQKLVLEDFLDQRLPTPSAQVQDELRKIMKIAIACLHSNPQSRPTMHMISQVLAVQTRPFSSLG